In Papio anubis isolate 15944 chromosome 17, Panubis1.0, whole genome shotgun sequence, the following are encoded in one genomic region:
- the CLUH gene encoding clustered mitochondria protein homolog isoform X2, which translates to MEPASFLMEPGGQGHGCSCPLGSWGPIPLPPSRTSDSQEGAGSQVTCRGQQEPEVPARPLAQGQWGAQCLGLVGRGSHLMAWARVCASCWRQLVEAVLFTPTGVGAEERTPLLGPAPASQSPTPSILRGPGTPSSGFSDPPSSFAGSDPLSRGHREAGLSADSSSPWGPGAIGLSWPTAVLLADLERDARQGECALPGAATAGLAPLKPEASQSSSPGPTGCIRARVAAEAGTRHPGNAGADVESRLPCCHGHPETPELRAGQLPTAPELPSVMLLNGDCPESLKKEEGAAEPPRENGLDEADPGDETTGQEVIVIQDTGFSVKILAPGIEPFSLQVSPQEMVQEIHQVLMDREDTCHRTCFSLHLDGNVLDHFSELRSVEGLQEGSVLRVVEEPYTVREARIHVRHVRDLLKSLDPSDAFNGVDCNSLSFLSVFTDGDLGDSGKRKKGLEMDPIDCTPPEYILPGSRERPLCPLQPQNRDWKPLQCLKVLTMSGWNPPPGNRKMHGDLMYLFVITAEDRQVSITASTRGFYLNQSTAYHFNPKPASPRFLSHSLVELLNQISPAFRKNFAVLQKKRVQRHPFERIATPFQVYSWTAPQAEHAMDCVRAEDAYTSRLGYEEHIPGQTRDWNEELQTTRELPRKNLPERLLRERAIFKVHSDFTAAATRGAMAVIDGNVMAINPSEETKMQMFIWNNIFFSLGFDVRDHYKDFGGDVAAYVAPTNDLNGVRTYNAVDVEGLYTLGTVVVDYRGYRVTAQSIIPGILERDQEQSVIYGSIDFGKTVVSHPRYLELLERTSRPLKILRHRVLNDRDEEVELCSSVECKGIIGNDGRHYILDLLRTFPPDLNFLPVPGEDLPEECARAGFPRAHRHKLCCLRQELVDAFVEHRYLLFMKLAALQLMQQKASQLETPSSLENGGPSSLESKSEDPPGPEAGSEEEGSSASGLAKVKELAETIAADDGTDPRSREVIRNACKAVGSISSTAFDIRFNPDIFSPGVRFPESCQDEVRDQKQLLKDAAAFLLSCQIPGLVKDCVEHAVLPMDGATLAEVMRQRGINMRYLGKVLELVLRSPARHQLDHVYKIGIGELITRSAKHIFKTYLQGVELSGLSAAISHFLNCFLSSYPNPVAHLPADELVSKKRNKRRKNRPPGAADNTAWAVVTPQELWKDICQEAKNYFDFHLECETVDQAVETYGLQKITLLREISLKTGIQVLLKEYSFDSRHKPAFTEEDVLNIFPVVKHVNPKASDAFHFFQSGQAKVQQGFLKEGCELINEALNLFNNVYGAMHVETCACLRLLARLHYIMGDYAEALSNQQKAVLMSERVMGIEHPNTIQEYMHLALYCFASSQLSTALSLLYRARYLMLLVFGEDHPEMALLDNNIGLVLHGVMEYDLSLRFLENALAVSTKYHGPKALKVALSHHLVARVYESKAEFRSALQHEKEGYTIYKTQLGEDHEKTKESSEYLKCLTQQAVALQRTMNEIYRNGSSANIPPLKFTAPSMASVLEQLNVINGILFIPLSQKDLENLKAEVARRQQLQEASRNKDRAEEPMATEPAPAGAPEDLGSQPPAAKDPSPSVQG; encoded by the exons atggagcctgcCAGCTTCTTGATGGAGCCTGGAGGCCAGGGGCACGGGTGCAGTTGTCCTCTGGGAAGCTGGGGGCCCATCCCCCTCCCTCCCAGCAGAACCAGTGACTCCCAGGAAGGGGCTGGCAGCCAGGTCACCTGCAGGGGGCAGCAGGAGCCAGAGGTCCCAGCCAGGCCCTTGGCCCAGGGACAGTGGGGTGCTCAGTGTCTGGGACTGGTGGGCAGAGGCAGCCACCTTATGGCCTGGGCCCGGGTCTGTGCCAGCTGTTGGCGGCAGCTGGTGGAAGCGGTCCTGTTCACCCCCACTGGGGTGGGAGCTGAGGAGAGGACCCCCTTActgggccctgcccctgccagccAGTCTCCTACGCCCTCAATCTTGAGGGGTCCAGGTACTCCAAGTTCTGGGTTCTCTGATCCCCCTAGCAGCTTTGCCGGCAGTGACCCCCTCTCTAGGGGGCATAGGGAGGCGGGCCTGAGTGCTGATAGCAGCTCCCCCTGGGGTCCTGGGGCCATTGGGTTATCCTGGCCCACAGCTGTCCTTCTGGCCGACCTTGAGCGGGATGCCAGGCAGGGGGAGTGTGCCCTTCCTGGGGCTGCCACGGCAGGCCTGGCCCCGCTGAAACCCGAAGCCAGCCAGAGCTCCAGCCCCGGACCGACTGGCTGCATTAGGGCAAGGGTAGCGGCTGAGGCTGGAACGAGGCACCCGGGCAATGCTGGGGCTGATGTGGAGAGCCGGCTGCCTTGCTGCCATGGCCATCCTGAGACTCCAGAGCTGAGGGCAGGGCAGCTGCCAACTGCACCAG AGCTGCCATCAGTCATGCTCTTAAACGGGGACTGCCCAGAGAGcctgaagaaggaggaaggggcgGCCGAGCCACCCAGGGAAAATGGGCTTGATGAGGCCGACCCGGGAGACGAGACCACCGGCCAGGAAGTCATTGTCATTCAGGACACGGGCTTTTCTGTGAAGATCCTCGCCCCTGGGATCGAGCCCTTCTCCCTGCAG GTGTCCCCGCAGGAGATGGTGCAGGAGATCCACCAGGTGCTCATGGACCGTGAGGACACGTGTCACCGCACCTGCTTCTCGCTGCACCTGGATGGCAACGTGCTGGACCACTTCTCGGAGCTACGCAGCGTTGAGGGGCTGCAGGAGGGCTCCGTGCTGCGCGTGGTGGAAG AGCCGTACACGGTGCGTGAGGCCCGCATCCACGTGCGCCACGTCCGAGACCTGCTCAAGAGCCTGGACCCATCCGATGCCTTCAACGGGGTTGACTGCAACTCCTTGTCCTTCCTGAGTGTCTTCACCGACGGCGACCTGGGAG ACAGCGGGAAGCGGAAGAAGGGCTTGGAGATGGATCCCATCGACTGTACACCACCCGAGTACATCCTGCCAGGGAGCCGGGAGCGGCCACTGTGTCCCCTGCAGCCCCAAAACCGCGACTGGAAG CCCTTGCAGTGCCTGAAAGTACTCACCATGAGCGGCTGGAACCCGCCCCCGGGGAACCGGAAGATGCATGGGGACCTCATGTACCTGTTTGTGATCACGGCCGAGGACCGGCAAGTCAGCATCACCGCGTCCACACGGGGCTTTTACCTGAATCA GTCCACGGCTTATCACTTCAACCCCAAGCCCGCCAGTCCCCGCTTCCTCAGCCATTCCCTGGTGGAGCTGCTCAACCAGATCAGCCCGGCCTTCAGGAAGAACTTCGCCGTGCTGCAGAAGAAAAG GGTCCAGCGCCACCCGTTCGAGAGGATCGCCACCCCATTCCAGGTGTACAGCTGGACAGCACCCCAGGCGGAGCATGCCATGGATTGCGTGCGCGCAGAGGATGCCTATACCTCGAGGCTGGGCTACGAGGAGCACATTCCTGGACAG ACCCGAGATTGGAATGAGGAGCTGCAGACGACGAGGGAGCTGCCTCGCAAGAACCTGCCTGAGCGGCTGCTCCGAGAAAGGGCCATATTCAAG GTGCACAGCGACTTCACCGCGGCAGCCACCCGGGGTGCCATGGCCGTCATTGACGGCAATGTGATGGCCATCAACCCCAGCGAGGAGACCAAGATGCAGATGTTCATCTGGAACAACATCTTCTTCAGCCTGGGCTTCGACGTCCGAGACCACTACAAGGACTTCGGGGGGGACGTGGCAGCCTACGTGGCGCCCACCAACGACCTGAACGGCGTCCGCACCTACAACGCGGTGGACGTGGAGGGGCTGTAcacgctgggcacggtggtggtgGATTACCGCGGCTACCGCGTCACGGCCCAGTCCATCATCCCCGGCATCCTGGAGCGGGACCAGGAGCAGAGCGTCATCTACGGCTCCATCGACTTCGGGAAGACCGTGGTGTCGCACCCGCGGTACCTGGAGCTGCTGGAGCGCACGAGTCGGCCCCTCAAGATCCTGCGGCACCGGGTGCTCAACGACCGGGACGAGGAGGTGGAGCTCTGCTCCTCGGTCGAGTGCAAGGGCATCATTGGCAATGACGGGCGCCACTATATCCTCGACCTGCTGCGCACCTTCCCCCCAGACCTCAACTTCCTGCCGGTGCCTGGCGAGGACCTGCCTGAGGAATGCGCCCGCGCCGGCTTCCCACGCGCGCACCGACACAAGCTCTGCTGCCTGCGCCAGGAGCTGGTGGACGCCTTCGTGGAGCACAG GTACCTCCTCTTTATGAAGCTGGCTGCCCTGCAGCTGATGCAGCAGAAAGCCAGCCAGCTGGAGACCCCCTCCTCCCTGGAAAATGGTGGTCCTTCCTCCTTGGAGTCCAAGTCTGAGGACCCTCCAGGACCGGAGGCGGGAAGTGAGGAGGAGGGTAGCAGTGCCAGCGGCCTGGCCAAGGTGAAGGAGCTGGCAGAGACCATCGCCGCAGACGACGGCACAG ACCCTCGGAGCCGGGAGGTGATCCGCAACGCGTGCAAGGCGGTCGGCTCCATCAGCAGCACCGCCTTCGACATTCGCTTCAATCCTGACATCTTCTCACCAG GGGTTCGCTTCCCTGAGTCCTGCCAGGATGAAGTTCGGGACCAGAAGCAGCTGCTGAAGGACGCGGCTGCCTTCCTGCTCTCCTGCCAGATCCCTGGCTTG GTGAAGGACTGCGTGGAGCACGCGGTGTTGCCCATGGACGGGGCGACGCTGGCTGAGGTGATGCGCCAGCGTGGCATCAACATGCGTTACCTGGGCAAGGTGCTGGAGCTGGTGCTGCGGAGCCCGGCCCGCCACCAGCTGGACCACGTCTAC AAAATCGGCATTGGAGAACTCATCACCCGCTCGGCCAAGCACATCTTCAAGACGTACTTACAG GGAGTCGAGCTCTCCGGCCTCTCAGCCGCCATCAGCCACTTCCTGAACTGCTTCCTGAGCTCCTACCCTAACCCCGTGGCCCACCTGCCCGCCGACGAGCTGGTCTCCAAGAAGAGGAATAAGAGGAGGAAAAACCGGCCCCCTGGGGCTGCAGATAACACAGCCTGGGCTGTCGTGACCCCCCAGGAGCTCTGGAAGGACATCTGCCAGGAGGCCAAGAACTACTTTGACTTCCACCTCGAGTG TGAGACTGTGGACCAGGCTGTGGAGACCTACGGCCTGCAGAAGATAACACTCCTGCGGGAGATCTCGCTGAAAACAGGGATCCAG GTCCTGCTGAAGGAGTACAGCTTCGACAGTCGCCACAAGCCCGCGTTCACCGAGGAGGACGTGCTCAACATCTTCCCCGTGGTCAAGCACGTCAACCCCAAGGCCTCGGATGCCTTCCATTTCTTCCAGAGCGGCCAGGCCAAAGTGCAGCAGG GCTTCCTGAAGGAGGGCTGTGAGCTCATCAACGAGGCCCTGAACCTGTTTAACAACGTCTACGGAGCCATGCACGTGGAGACCTGCGCCTGCCTGCGCCTCCTCGCCCGCCTCCATTACATCATGGGCGACTATGCAGAG GCCCTGAGTAACCAGCAGAAGGCAGTGCTGATGAGTGAGCGGGTGATGGGCATCGAGCACCCCAACACCATCCAGGAATAC ATGCACCTGGCCCTGTACTGCTTCGCCAGCAGCCAGCTGTCCACGGCGCTGAGCCTGCTGTACCGCGCCCGCTACCTCATGCTGCTGGTGTTCGGGGAAGACCACCCCGAGATGGCGCTGCTGGAC AACAACATCGGGCTGGTGCTGCACGGGGTGATGGAGTACGACCTGTCGCTGCGCTTCCTGGAGAACGCGCTGGCCGTCAGCACCAAGTACCACGGGCCCAAGGCCCTCAAGGTGGCCCTCAG CCACCACCTTGTCGCCCGCGTCTACGAGAGCAAAGCTGAGTTCCGGTCGGCCCTGCAGCACGAGAAGGAGGGTTACACCATCTACAAGACGCAG CTGGGCGAGGACCATGAGAAGACCAAGGAGAGCTCCGAGTACCTCAAGTGCCTGACCCAGCAGGCCGTGGCCTTGCAGCGCACCATGAATGAGATCTACCGCAACGGCTCCAGCGCCAACATCCCGCCGCTCAAG TTCACAGCCCCCAGCATGGCCAGCGTCTTGGAGCAGCTGAACGTCATTAACGGCATCCTCTTCATTCCTCTCAG CCAAAAAGACCTGGAGAATCTGAAAGCCGAGGTGGCGCGGCGGCAGCAGCTCCAGGAGGCCAGCAGAAACAAGGATAGGGCCGAGGAGCCCATGGCCACCGAGCCCGCGCCAGCGGGGGCCCCAGAGGACCTGGGCTCCCAGCCCCCGGCTGCCAAGGACCCTTCTCCGAGCGTGCAGGGATAG